A genome region from Schistocerca nitens isolate TAMUIC-IGC-003100 chromosome 4, iqSchNite1.1, whole genome shotgun sequence includes the following:
- the LOC126251593 gene encoding uncharacterized protein LOC126251593 — translation MPALAALLLCAAALAVVVTAAPSDRQQARFTALMQQARKFKCREPRPRAVLSTELVYVGPSERVDPPYAVLHRCDGGAGCCESHDRVCDVRDAQEVTLVFLVSDTVRGGSEYREATHTNHTRCHCVSKEPQPPK, via the coding sequence ATGCCCGCGCTCGCCGCTCTCCTACTGTGCGCCGCAGCCTTGGCTGTCGTGGTGACGGCGGCGCCCTCCGACCGACAGCAAGCCCGCTTCACGGCCCTCATGCAGCAGGCGCGCAAGTTCAAGTGCCGCGAGCCGCGGCCGCGCGCCGTGCTCTCCACGGAGCTGGTCTACGTGGGCCCTTCGGAGCGAGTGGACCCGCCCTACGCTGTGCTGCACCGCTGCGACGGCGGCGCCGGCTGCTGCGAGAGCCACGACCGCGTCTGCGATGTGCGGGACGCGCAGGAGGTCACGCTCGTCTTCCTCGTGTCGGACACTGTGCGAGGCGGCTCAGAGTACCGCGAGGCGACGCATACCAACCACACGCGGTGCCACTGCGTCAGCAAGGAGCCCCAGCCGCCCAAGTAG